A part of Actinobaculum sp. 313 genomic DNA contains:
- a CDS encoding glycosyltransferase, whose protein sequence is MRIAIKWDDVVVDPQGHIAGHAAGDTLVRRLVRVFDHPIVIGPASRHCDDFDVLPLELVDARDVVVINMDVVDSPQIWRVLSKQNVEPRIMNFVWWPVRPDAPTVRAASVALSCTLFPTFANSERTATEVRETIGKWTVQPLSEHARLGWVNLGFRLDHIQPRQPSDLPIVLYPAIYLSRNKRPDVFLQVVDKVRRRIPLRVEMRLHESHLVTEEAMDISRHDWVWLGPLTATRKSYWEALAHTTAFLATAENESYGMLYVEALGAGVVGVLPDHEWAHALVPEGYPFFYHDLHEAEEMLTRALQDPDACRQELDACAGGSFASWIADHHSDDAFDKAVVARVDEWFGGTK, encoded by the coding sequence ATGAGAATTGCAATTAAATGGGACGACGTCGTCGTTGACCCGCAGGGGCACATTGCCGGGCATGCTGCCGGTGACACGCTTGTTCGGCGGCTTGTGCGCGTATTCGACCATCCGATTGTGATTGGCCCGGCATCACGTCATTGCGACGACTTCGACGTGCTTCCACTGGAACTGGTGGATGCCCGCGACGTCGTGGTCATCAACATGGATGTTGTGGACTCGCCACAGATTTGGCGCGTGCTCAGCAAACAGAATGTGGAACCGCGCATAATGAACTTCGTGTGGTGGCCGGTTCGGCCCGATGCGCCGACGGTCCGCGCCGCCTCGGTGGCGCTGTCCTGCACCCTCTTCCCCACCTTCGCAAACTCGGAGCGCACGGCTACCGAGGTTCGCGAGACCATTGGGAAGTGGACCGTGCAACCACTATCGGAGCATGCACGCCTCGGCTGGGTGAACCTCGGCTTCCGCCTCGATCACATCCAGCCACGCCAGCCCAGCGACCTCCCGATCGTCTTGTATCCGGCCATCTACCTCTCGCGCAACAAGCGCCCGGATGTGTTCTTGCAAGTAGTCGATAAGGTACGTCGGCGCATTCCGCTCCGGGTGGAGATGCGCCTGCACGAATCGCATCTGGTGACCGAAGAAGCCATGGATATCTCGCGGCACGACTGGGTGTGGCTCGGCCCGCTCACCGCTACCCGCAAGTCCTACTGGGAAGCCTTGGCACATACCACGGCATTCCTTGCGACGGCGGAAAACGAGTCCTACGGCATGCTGTACGTGGAGGCGCTCGGCGCCGGGGTGGTCGGCGTGCTTCCCGATCACGAATGGGCACACGCCCTGGTACCGGAGGGGTATCCATTCTTCTACCATGACCTGCACGAGGCCGAGGAGATGCTCACTCGCGCCTTGCAGGACCCGGATGCCTGTAGGCAGGAACTCGATGCCTGTGCCGGTGGCTCCTTCGCCAGTTGGATCGCCGATCATCATTCCGACGACGCTTTCGACAAAGCCGTGGTGGCCCGTGTCGACGAATGGTTCGGAGGCACTAAGTAG
- a CDS encoding sodium-translocating pyrophosphatase, whose amino-acid sequence MSVLPRFNKTKRRTAQTLSFLALLAVLTGCGANSNSPGGGSVGGGEASLVLPDLSAATSAVGIGGRALLYGAIVVCLLGLGFGLVTFFTLRKQAVHKSMLDVAELIYSTCKAYLLRQGRFLLILWVFITAVIVVYYRALVGFGWGRVLIVIGFSLLGMGGSYAVAWFGIRVNTFANARTAFASLRGKPYNVHRIPLSSGMSIGMVLISLELVMMLVILLFLPSDVAGACFIGFAIGESLGASALRIAGGIFTKIADIGADLMKIVFKIDEDDPRNPGVIADCTGDNAGDSVGPSADGFETYGVTGVALVTFILLAVENPALQATLLVWIFTVRAAMILAAWAAYAINGAWVKAKWGNADRMNFETPLSTLVWLTSALCVAFTYGITWVILSDQPGGLWLKLATIITCGTLAGALIPELVKVFTSTNSQHVRETVKSSRQGGASLNILSGVVAGNFSGYWLGITILGLMGGGFLISQAGLSEFMIAPAVFAFGLVAFGFLGMGPVTIAVDSYGPVTDNAQSVYELSRIEEIDGIDEELRRDYGIDPRWERAKLMLEDNDGAGNTFKATAKPVLIGTAVVGATTMIFSIIIGLTDHLTTGLENLSLLHAPFLLGLIAGGAVIFWFSGASIQAVTTGANRAVAFIRDNIHLDASAERASTEDSRRVVDICTQYAQRGMLTIFLAVFFMTLSFAFVEPYFFIGYLISIAIFGLYQAIYMANAGGAWDNAKKVVEVDLHMKGTALHDATIVGDTVGDPFKDTSSVALNPIIKFTTLFGLLAVELAVSLTGQGSATLVHILAAVFFLISAFFVHRSFYGMRIDSSMPQAGDTDDGDAVASVSSGMSDREKL is encoded by the coding sequence ATGTCCGTTCTTCCACGATTCAATAAAACCAAGCGCCGCACGGCGCAGACCCTATCCTTTCTCGCCCTGTTGGCCGTTTTGACCGGTTGTGGTGCGAATTCCAATTCGCCGGGAGGAGGTTCCGTTGGTGGCGGCGAAGCAAGCCTTGTTCTCCCCGATCTATCCGCTGCAACCAGCGCCGTTGGCATCGGCGGTCGAGCGCTACTCTACGGCGCCATCGTTGTCTGCCTGCTCGGCCTTGGCTTCGGGCTGGTCACCTTTTTCACGCTCCGTAAGCAGGCTGTACACAAGTCGATGCTCGACGTCGCCGAACTCATTTATTCGACCTGCAAGGCCTACCTGCTGCGTCAGGGCCGCTTCCTTCTGATTCTCTGGGTATTCATCACGGCGGTAATCGTCGTCTACTACCGTGCACTCGTCGGCTTCGGATGGGGCCGTGTCCTCATCGTCATCGGCTTCAGCCTGCTCGGCATGGGCGGGTCCTACGCGGTGGCGTGGTTCGGCATCCGCGTGAACACCTTCGCCAACGCTCGCACGGCCTTCGCCTCCCTGCGCGGCAAGCCCTACAACGTGCACCGCATACCGCTCTCCTCCGGTATGAGTATCGGCATGGTGTTGATCAGCCTCGAACTGGTGATGATGCTCGTCATCCTGTTGTTCCTTCCCTCCGACGTCGCCGGCGCCTGCTTCATCGGCTTCGCCATCGGAGAGTCGTTGGGTGCCTCGGCGCTGCGTATCGCTGGTGGCATCTTCACAAAGATCGCCGATATCGGCGCCGACCTGATGAAGATCGTGTTCAAAATCGATGAAGACGACCCGCGTAATCCTGGCGTTATCGCCGACTGCACGGGCGACAACGCGGGCGATTCGGTGGGCCCGTCCGCCGATGGCTTTGAAACCTACGGCGTCACCGGCGTGGCGCTAGTGACCTTCATCCTGCTGGCCGTAGAGAATCCGGCTCTGCAGGCCACTTTGCTCGTGTGGATCTTCACCGTGCGCGCCGCCATGATCCTTGCCGCGTGGGCCGCCTATGCCATCAACGGTGCATGGGTGAAGGCGAAGTGGGGTAATGCGGACCGAATGAACTTCGAAACCCCGCTCTCCACCCTCGTGTGGTTGACCAGCGCGCTCTGCGTTGCCTTCACCTATGGCATCACCTGGGTCATCCTCAGTGATCAGCCCGGTGGACTGTGGCTGAAGCTCGCTACCATCATCACCTGTGGCACCCTCGCCGGAGCACTGATTCCGGAGCTGGTGAAGGTCTTCACCTCGACGAACTCGCAGCACGTACGCGAGACCGTCAAGTCCTCGCGGCAAGGCGGCGCGAGCCTGAATATCCTCTCCGGCGTCGTCGCAGGAAACTTCTCCGGCTACTGGCTTGGGATCACGATCCTCGGCCTGATGGGTGGCGGTTTCCTCATCTCCCAGGCCGGACTCTCCGAGTTCATGATCGCCCCGGCAGTCTTTGCCTTCGGCTTGGTTGCCTTCGGCTTCCTCGGAATGGGACCAGTCACCATCGCGGTCGATTCTTACGGGCCGGTCACCGACAACGCCCAGTCCGTGTACGAGCTTTCGCGAATCGAAGAAATTGACGGGATCGATGAGGAACTGCGGCGTGACTACGGCATCGACCCGCGGTGGGAACGTGCCAAGCTCATGTTGGAGGATAACGACGGCGCCGGCAACACCTTCAAGGCGACCGCAAAGCCGGTGCTGATCGGCACAGCCGTCGTCGGCGCAACCACGATGATCTTCTCTATTATCATCGGCCTGACCGATCATCTGACCACCGGCTTGGAGAATCTCTCGCTGCTGCATGCACCCTTCCTCCTTGGCCTCATCGCCGGAGGCGCCGTCATCTTCTGGTTCTCCGGGGCCTCCATCCAGGCGGTTACCACGGGTGCCAACCGTGCTGTTGCATTTATTCGCGACAACATTCACTTGGACGCTTCCGCCGAACGGGCCAGCACCGAGGATTCCCGCCGTGTGGTGGATATCTGCACCCAGTACGCGCAACGGGGCATGCTGACCATCTTCCTCGCAGTGTTCTTCATGACGCTCTCCTTCGCCTTCGTGGAGCCGTACTTCTTCATCGGCTACCTAATCTCGATTGCGATCTTTGGCCTGTACCAGGCGATCTATATGGCGAACGCCGGTGGTGCCTGGGATAACGCCAAGAAGGTGGTGGAAGTTGACCTGCACATGAAGGGCACCGCTCTGCACGATGCGACAATCGTGGGTGATACGGTAGGCGATCCCTTCAAGGACACCTCCTCGGTGGCACTCAACCCGATTATCAAGTTCACCACGCTCTTCGGCCTACTGGCCGTTGAACTGGCAGTGAGCCTGACTGGGCAGGGATCGGCCACGCTCGTGCATATCCTCGCTGCGGTGTTCTTCCTGATCTCCGCTTTCTTCGTCCATCGGTCCTTCTATGGCATGCGTATCGATTCGTCCATGCCGCAGGCCGGTGACACCGACGACGGCGACGCCGTCGCGTCCGTTTCCTCCGGTATGTCCGATAGGGAGAAACTATGA
- a CDS encoding ABC transporter permease: MNYLMEALQWIADPANRYGDTGILARMGEHVLYTVLVLGIAALIGIPIGYAIGHFHRGRGIVVASTGAARALPTLGILTLIGVVVGIGLVAPLAALVVLATPSVLAGAYSGVENVDRTTVDAARAQGMSQWQVLTRVEIPLGLPLLISGLRSACLQVVATATLAAYVGGGGLGRFLFPAINTYNYTLMLAASILVMILAVVLDACFAFGERLVRWGVRSS; encoded by the coding sequence ATGAACTACCTGATGGAAGCCCTGCAGTGGATTGCAGATCCCGCGAACCGCTACGGCGACACGGGCATCCTCGCGCGCATGGGTGAACATGTGCTCTACACCGTGCTGGTTCTTGGGATAGCAGCCCTTATCGGTATTCCGATAGGGTATGCGATTGGACATTTCCACCGCGGACGCGGGATCGTCGTGGCATCAACTGGAGCGGCGCGAGCTTTGCCGACGCTCGGAATTCTGACGCTTATCGGCGTCGTCGTCGGAATCGGACTGGTCGCTCCACTGGCCGCGCTCGTCGTTTTGGCAACACCGTCCGTACTCGCGGGAGCATATTCCGGAGTGGAGAATGTGGATCGCACCACGGTTGATGCCGCGCGGGCACAGGGAATGTCGCAATGGCAGGTGCTTACACGGGTGGAGATCCCGCTCGGCCTACCGTTGTTGATTAGCGGGCTCCGCTCGGCGTGCCTGCAGGTGGTCGCCACCGCAACCCTGGCGGCATACGTGGGCGGAGGCGGTTTGGGCCGCTTCTTGTTCCCGGCTATCAACACCTATAACTACACGCTTATGCTGGCGGCGTCGATTCTCGTGATGATCCTCGCCGTCGTTCTCGATGCATGCTTCGCGTTCGGGGAACGTCTGGTTCGATGGGGTGTGCGTTCCTCATGA
- a CDS encoding PadR family transcriptional regulator has product MLTLMILGFLAEETMHGYELRKRIMGLSGYSRNLSDGSLYPAIKRLRSEGLLTRHRVEGKTGVTRQELRITDAGRRFLHERLRDADGTDITDITRFMTILAFLSQLPDPQERKAVLRRRLEFLEAPRSFFFDGERPLRESELDDVYRRGMISIACAQNLSERAWLRQMLGLPEV; this is encoded by the coding sequence ATGTTGACGCTGATGATTCTCGGGTTTCTCGCGGAAGAAACCATGCACGGCTACGAGCTGCGCAAGAGGATCATGGGCTTGTCCGGCTATTCTCGCAATCTGAGTGACGGAAGCCTGTATCCGGCGATCAAGCGGCTGCGCAGTGAGGGTCTTCTCACGCGGCACCGGGTGGAAGGGAAAACCGGCGTCACCCGCCAAGAGTTGAGAATCACCGACGCGGGGCGGAGGTTCCTACATGAGCGGCTACGGGATGCAGACGGCACCGATATCACCGACATCACGCGTTTCATGACGATCCTTGCTTTCTTGTCCCAGCTTCCCGACCCGCAGGAGAGGAAGGCCGTCTTGCGGCGACGACTCGAATTCCTGGAGGCACCGCGTAGCTTCTTCTTCGACGGCGAGCGGCCGCTGCGGGAAAGTGAACTCGATGATGTGTACCGGCGAGGAATGATATCAATCGCGTGTGCACAGAATCTGAGTGAACGGGCATGGCTGCGGCAAATGCTCGGACTGCCTGAGGTGTAG
- a CDS encoding Tat pathway signal sequence has translation MSILRCIRRRAVEPRRSSGLTRILALTAATIACYVLVACTAASPVPEIRTSAGAPAPSPSSGSSPARPATPLNTPLRGVTLDTLDDIDASVAVIGDSTAELTVRVVFDLDTSLAEYTHALEQLDPVAQIMMQIADSSELADMSAGDVTARTEAAITAFGEHVDIWEIGNEVNGAWVGTSPAEINPKVTAAYDAVVAHGGRTALTLNYWQSSRCYDHGWEDTLDYAATVNLDVDFVFLSVYETACSPAQQPTATELAETLNELGALFPQARLGIGEIGAQGAEDGLPKEPTIQEKTAIAERYYGMNAELSEAVGERFVGGYFWWYYYQDAVQTNGSDSLRETLDKLTSSL, from the coding sequence ATGAGCATTCTCCGGTGCATACGCCGCCGCGCAGTCGAACCTCGCCGCAGCAGTGGTCTGACTCGAATCCTCGCACTTACCGCAGCCACAATCGCATGTTATGTACTGGTTGCCTGCACGGCGGCCAGCCCGGTACCCGAGATTCGCACCTCCGCCGGGGCGCCGGCACCCTCGCCCTCGTCGGGTTCCTCTCCTGCCAGGCCTGCAACGCCGCTTAACACTCCGCTGCGTGGAGTCACACTGGATACCCTGGACGATATCGATGCGTCCGTCGCCGTCATTGGCGACAGCACGGCAGAACTGACGGTGCGCGTGGTCTTTGATCTCGATACGTCCCTCGCCGAGTACACGCATGCCTTGGAACAGCTTGATCCAGTCGCCCAAATCATGATGCAAATCGCCGACTCCTCGGAGCTCGCGGACATGAGCGCGGGGGACGTCACTGCACGTACCGAGGCCGCCATAACGGCCTTCGGGGAGCACGTCGATATCTGGGAGATCGGAAATGAGGTCAACGGCGCATGGGTCGGTACGTCTCCGGCAGAGATTAACCCCAAGGTGACGGCCGCATATGACGCCGTCGTCGCCCACGGCGGACGTACCGCGCTGACCTTGAACTATTGGCAGTCATCACGATGCTACGACCATGGCTGGGAGGATACTCTCGACTACGCAGCCACAGTCAATCTGGATGTTGACTTCGTTTTCCTGTCTGTCTACGAAACGGCCTGTTCACCGGCACAGCAGCCTACAGCAACGGAGTTGGCCGAGACCTTGAACGAGCTGGGGGCACTATTCCCACAGGCCCGGCTCGGTATCGGAGAAATAGGTGCGCAAGGTGCCGAAGATGGTCTGCCCAAGGAGCCGACGATACAGGAGAAAACCGCTATCGCCGAGCGCTACTACGGGATGAATGCGGAGTTGAGCGAGGCTGTTGGCGAACGCTTCGTCGGCGGGTATTTCTGGTGGTACTACTACCAGGATGCTGTGCAAACCAATGGCTCCGACTCACTGCGCGAAACCCTTGACAAGCTGACGAGTTCACTGTAA
- a CDS encoding ABC transporter substrate-binding protein: protein MKRRIKVIASLAVAGLALVGCSSSDPTGRDSQSAAPSGTIVIGSQASYSNEIIAEIYAQHLEAHGYTVDRQYQIGSREVYIPELEAGRVDVIPEYTGNLLQYYDSSTTATTPEQIRTALDEALPEGLRILDLADASDQDTYTVTRETADEYGLTAIGDLSKLEQPVALGANAEFEGRPYGPTGAKEVYGVDIAVTPINDYGGSLTLDALRNGDVQVADIYSADPAIPANDLVILEDPEGLILTQNVVPLVTTKVDDDAAVLLNEISARLDQETLVALNTRSVNEQATSASIAKDWLAQAGLD, encoded by the coding sequence ATGAAAAGGCGAATCAAAGTTATTGCGAGTCTCGCGGTGGCGGGCCTCGCTCTTGTAGGTTGCTCCTCCAGCGATCCGACGGGCCGGGACAGCCAGTCCGCCGCGCCTAGCGGCACGATCGTCATCGGTTCGCAGGCGAGCTATTCCAATGAGATCATCGCGGAGATCTACGCCCAACATCTTGAGGCACACGGCTACACCGTGGACCGTCAGTATCAGATCGGATCCCGCGAAGTCTACATTCCGGAGTTGGAAGCAGGCCGCGTGGATGTTATCCCCGAGTACACCGGAAATCTGCTGCAGTACTACGACAGCAGCACAACGGCGACGACGCCGGAGCAGATTCGTACCGCACTGGACGAGGCGCTGCCGGAGGGCTTGCGTATTCTTGATCTCGCGGATGCATCCGACCAGGACACCTACACGGTAACGCGCGAGACTGCGGACGAGTACGGCCTCACGGCGATTGGTGATCTGTCAAAGCTCGAGCAACCCGTAGCCCTGGGCGCTAATGCCGAGTTCGAGGGACGGCCCTACGGTCCGACCGGCGCAAAGGAAGTCTACGGCGTGGATATCGCGGTGACCCCGATCAACGACTACGGTGGCTCCCTCACTCTGGATGCCTTACGCAACGGTGATGTGCAGGTCGCTGATATTTACAGTGCCGATCCGGCTATTCCCGCCAATGACCTCGTGATTCTGGAGGACCCGGAGGGTCTTATCCTGACGCAGAACGTCGTCCCACTAGTGACGACGAAGGTTGACGACGACGCCGCAGTGCTGCTCAACGAGATATCGGCCCGGCTGGATCAGGAGACGTTGGTCGCTCTGAATACCCGCAGCGTCAATGAGCAGGCAACCTCGGCGAGCATTGCCAAGGACTGGCTTGCGCAGGCGGGGCTGGACTAG
- a CDS encoding ABC transporter ATP-binding protein gives MIQFDHVSKQYGNGPTVVDDVSITIPSHTVTALVGTSGSGKTTLLRMVNRMVDPSAGRVLIDDDDVATLQPVHLRRRIGYVMQESGLLPHRTVLANIMTVPRLNGTPKAEARDRAFELMEAVELDRDLASRYPAQLSGGQRQRVGVARALASDPNILLMDEPFSAVDPIVRAGLQELVQDLQSRLRKTILFVTHDISEAFTLADQVVLLSTGGIVEQIGTPQELVARPASDFVARFISRGGNSSLHVESTGGAPIVLDGTGRVVGRLEEPRPGEGHREQIPPEEPGPAQPRVEEPR, from the coding sequence GTGATCCAATTCGACCACGTGTCTAAGCAGTACGGCAACGGTCCAACCGTCGTCGACGATGTCAGTATCACCATCCCGTCCCATACGGTGACCGCGCTTGTCGGGACATCTGGGAGTGGGAAGACTACGCTGTTGCGTATGGTCAACCGCATGGTTGACCCCAGCGCTGGCCGGGTTCTGATCGACGACGACGATGTCGCCACCCTTCAGCCCGTACATTTGCGACGGCGGATCGGGTACGTCATGCAGGAATCTGGCCTGCTGCCGCATCGAACGGTACTCGCCAACATTATGACGGTGCCGCGCCTGAACGGGACCCCAAAGGCAGAAGCGCGGGATCGTGCCTTTGAATTAATGGAAGCGGTGGAGCTCGACCGTGATCTGGCATCTCGGTACCCGGCCCAGCTTTCTGGCGGACAAAGGCAGAGGGTAGGAGTGGCTCGGGCACTCGCCAGCGATCCGAATATCCTCCTGATGGACGAGCCCTTCAGCGCCGTTGATCCGATTGTTCGCGCCGGTCTGCAGGAACTCGTGCAGGATCTCCAGTCGCGCCTGCGTAAAACCATTCTTTTTGTCACGCACGACATCTCTGAGGCCTTCACTCTGGCCGATCAAGTGGTTCTGCTCTCCACCGGTGGAATTGTGGAGCAAATCGGCACACCGCAAGAACTTGTTGCCCGGCCTGCCTCAGATTTTGTTGCCCGCTTCATCAGCCGTGGAGGCAACAGCAGCCTGCACGTGGAGAGCACCGGTGGCGCGCCTATCGTGCTCGATGGGACAGGCCGCGTCGTCGGCCGCTTGGAGGAGCCCCGTCCGGGCGAAGGCCACCGTGAGCAAATCCCTCCGGAGGAGCCCGGTCCGGCGCAGCCTCGTGTGGAGGAACCCCGGTGA
- a CDS encoding NAD(P)-dependent oxidoreductase: protein MAQLTVSLPSSLPDDVLDGFDVEIVRWDFDVPAPRSDVDVVVVPGGRGVSIVKELEGLHPRLVQLSAIGYDGLVENAPAGMVFANAATVYETPTAELAVGLILAAERELPRVVLAQQSSTWKRFYARGLADSTVLVIGTGGVGQAIIDRLLPFEVDVMRVASRERDDEDGHVFPTAALPELLPQADIVVLAVPLNDATRHLVDDAFLAAMRDDALLVNIARGPVADTDALLRHVGRLRFALDVTEPEPLPADHPLWQAPGVLIAPHLGGLSAAQFSRENALLRRQIAHVLAGEEPENIVYRS, encoded by the coding sequence ATGGCTCAATTGACTGTTTCTCTTCCCTCCTCCCTTCCGGATGACGTACTGGATGGTTTCGACGTGGAGATTGTCCGCTGGGATTTTGATGTGCCGGCACCACGTAGCGACGTCGACGTCGTCGTCGTGCCCGGTGGACGAGGCGTTTCCATTGTCAAGGAGTTGGAAGGACTACACCCCCGGCTTGTCCAGCTCTCCGCGATTGGGTACGACGGCCTAGTGGAAAACGCGCCCGCAGGAATGGTTTTCGCCAACGCTGCCACAGTTTATGAGACACCCACCGCCGAACTGGCTGTGGGGCTGATACTGGCCGCCGAGCGGGAACTGCCCCGCGTGGTACTCGCGCAGCAGAGTAGTACCTGGAAGCGTTTCTACGCTCGCGGCCTGGCAGATTCAACCGTGCTGGTTATTGGTACCGGCGGTGTCGGCCAGGCAATAATTGACCGGCTGCTTCCCTTCGAAGTGGATGTGATGCGTGTGGCAAGCCGAGAGCGCGACGATGAGGACGGGCATGTTTTCCCGACGGCGGCGCTGCCGGAGCTGCTGCCACAGGCAGACATTGTGGTTCTCGCAGTTCCGTTGAATGACGCTACCCGCCACCTTGTCGACGACGCCTTCCTGGCGGCTATGCGCGACGACGCTCTGCTGGTGAATATAGCGCGGGGACCGGTCGCCGACACCGATGCGCTGCTGCGGCATGTGGGGCGCCTTCGCTTCGCTCTGGATGTAACCGAGCCGGAGCCTCTGCCCGCGGATCATCCGCTGTGGCAGGCACCGGGAGTGTTGATCGCTCCGCACCTGGGTGGGCTTTCGGCTGCACAGTTCTC
- a CDS encoding ABC transporter permease subunit, translated as MWRNPGELDYRKPAHAGERTLSHLVLSVPAIILSFVLALPIAVLANRLRRLRSFLIGAAGLIYAIPSLPMFIVLPLIVGTTIRDRLNVIIAMTLYGVALMVRSAADAFTAVDLSTKLAATATGYSPIHRFFAVDLPLAGPALLAGLRVVAVSTVSLVTVSALLGVPNLGMLFTDGIARGITAEILAGIVLTVTLALLIDGALVLAGRLLMRWERAA; from the coding sequence GTGTGGAGGAACCCCGGTGAGCTGGATTATCGCAAACCTGCCCATGCTGGGGAGCGGACGCTCTCGCACCTCGTATTGAGCGTTCCCGCGATTATTCTCAGTTTCGTTCTCGCCCTGCCCATCGCCGTGTTGGCGAACAGATTACGCCGTCTGCGCTCATTCCTCATCGGGGCAGCCGGCCTCATCTATGCCATCCCCTCCCTGCCGATGTTTATCGTTTTGCCGTTGATCGTCGGCACCACCATCCGCGACAGGCTCAACGTCATCATTGCAATGACGCTATACGGTGTGGCGTTGATGGTCCGCTCGGCGGCGGACGCGTTTACGGCGGTGGACCTCTCTACCAAACTGGCAGCAACGGCCACCGGGTACTCGCCGATCCATCGCTTCTTCGCCGTCGACTTGCCATTGGCAGGGCCGGCGCTGCTTGCGGGCCTGCGCGTGGTCGCCGTATCCACGGTCAGCCTGGTGACGGTATCCGCCCTGCTGGGCGTGCCGAATCTCGGCATGCTTTTCACCGACGGGATAGCCCGGGGAATCACCGCCGAAATCCTTGCCGGAATAGTGCTGACCGTTACTCTTGCTCTTCTTATTGACGGTGCGTTGGTTCTTGCCGGAAGGCTTCTCATGCGATGGGAGCGTGCGGCATGA
- a CDS encoding zinc-binding dehydrogenase: protein MNEKNLMRDTEPAQVPRLMRAAVLSEPGPVENLVVQDVPIPSPQEGWVRVAVRAFGLNRSELHTRLGLGEGVSFPRILGIEAVGVVDLDPSGTYRQGQQVATMMGEMGRQYDGGYAEYTCVPLGQLIPFHSELPWDQIGAVPETLQTAYGTLRIGIDLHDGNHLLVRGGTSALGLAITALAKRQGCTVYATTRRPERLEQLAACGVDVPLVDDGSIADQIRALRPEGVDGAVELVGTPTLRDTLRAVRIHGTACFTGMLSNAWTIDGFYPIDYIPYGVRLTSYAGEAADLPAAVLQDILDGIATGTVTLGPYHTYRLDEIQQAHRDMEEGTRVGKLVGMP, encoded by the coding sequence ATGAACGAGAAGAATCTCATGCGCGATACCGAACCCGCGCAGGTTCCGCGCCTCATGCGGGCAGCGGTGTTGAGTGAGCCCGGCCCGGTCGAGAACCTCGTTGTACAAGATGTTCCTATTCCCTCCCCGCAAGAGGGGTGGGTTCGCGTGGCGGTGCGTGCCTTTGGCCTCAACCGCTCCGAATTGCACACCAGGCTTGGACTGGGAGAAGGCGTCTCATTCCCGCGAATCCTGGGCATCGAGGCCGTTGGCGTAGTGGATCTGGATCCTTCCGGCACCTACCGCCAGGGTCAGCAGGTGGCAACAATGATGGGAGAAATGGGACGGCAATATGACGGTGGGTACGCGGAATACACCTGCGTGCCGCTCGGCCAACTCATCCCCTTCCACTCCGAGTTGCCCTGGGATCAGATTGGGGCAGTGCCGGAGACTCTGCAAACCGCCTACGGAACGCTTCGAATCGGCATCGACCTGCACGATGGTAACCACTTACTGGTACGCGGCGGCACCTCGGCCTTGGGATTGGCCATCACCGCGCTGGCGAAACGGCAAGGCTGCACGGTGTATGCCACCACGCGGCGTCCGGAACGTTTGGAGCAGCTTGCGGCCTGCGGAGTTGATGTACCCCTGGTCGATGACGGCTCCATTGCGGATCAGATACGGGCGCTGCGCCCGGAGGGTGTTGACGGCGCCGTCGAGCTGGTCGGTACACCGACCCTGCGTGACACGCTGCGGGCGGTGCGAATACACGGCACAGCCTGCTTCACCGGAATGCTCTCCAATGCGTGGACGATTGACGGCTTCTACCCCATCGACTACATCCCGTACGGTGTGCGCCTGACATCGTATGCGGGCGAGGCCGCCGACCTGCCCGCTGCCGTCTTGCAGGATATCTTGGACGGCATCGCAACGGGAACGGTGACGCTCGGGCCGTATCACACCTACCGCTTGGACGAGATCCAGCAGGCGCATCGCGACATGGAGGAAGGTACGAGAGTTGGGAAACTGGTAGGGATGCCGTAG